TCGACCacatgtataaagtttactctacttgttgagatcttcattcttgtaaaatttgagaatttttggaaaaagtcAAATTTTCCGATGTGTGACATTCGATTTATGAAATGCTGTTGGTTGAGTATATTTTCGATAAGGTCCGCCACTTGAATATTCTAGCAATTGACGATCTTACCATTGAATTGACACCAAATTTTAGTATGCTATTGTAGATATTGTTTAAGGACCTTAGGGACTTACTAGTGAAAATCTAGTGGTTGGATCTTACTGAGCACGTGATGTAAGATCATGGACTATACCATTGATCGACGATCTGATTCTCATTAAATGTCGTTGTGGGAGACTTATGAGAGTTTTGGGTATGTGAATTTATTGAGAGAAATCTAAATGTGGACTTGTGCTTTGTTTGAGGTGGTGATAGAGCTTGACGCCTTGAATTCCATGCTAGAGTGCGTTGGTGTGGACCTCATGTGAGTGATTTTAATctatgtgatatggttattactCTGAAATCTTTTGTGCTAATATACTTTGTGGTTACACCATGGATTCTTAAAATAGGTCTTATGCTAAATAATTGTTGTTATAAAGTTTGCCATCGATCTACTTATGAAACATTATGTGACTTGGATATTTGAACTGTTGATGGATTGTGTTttgaaatatatatttgatggtTTGATAAACATGAGGGATTGTAAAGGATCGTTACCAAAGTGTCATGGGGTTAAGTAACACTAAGTCCACAAATTGTGATTGATGGTTGGTTTTATCATtattatcacatactttgtattATCGCAGCTTATCCGGGTTGTTGTTTGCCCGATGCACCATTTTCATGATGTAGGCACTTATTTCACATGTGACAGGTCTAGGTAAATTATGAGAAACAGTTTGATATTTTGGTTTCGTTGAGTAGTCCGGAACCCGATAttgttggattccgttgagtggtggTCCGGAATTCcttctactccgcgattccgttgagtgatggtccggaatcgtatcctgatttggattccgttgagtgatggtctggaatcccCTTTGGTGCCTTGGTTTCTTTGGGTGGTCCAAAATCCCATTTTCCAGAGATGTAGTCTTTGGCTgaactgtgtcgctctagccCCGCATTTCGACGTGttgtatgtgttattgatgatgtgatggTTGGCattattgattgatgtgattatggaatgatgttggttatggttatggtaATTATGATTAGACTCGTTGAACTTTATGATTAGTGAATATGATTGTGCTCCGTCATTTGTCCCTTATAATATTGCATGTTATGCATTGTGATATATTATTGAGACATAGCGATTTAATTGATGAATATTCGAGTGTAGTGAAATGATggactacgaatggcttgatcatTGTTtaaggtacgtaggcagtctaacgagaatgttagatgcagccatgaaATATACAAAAATTGCAACGCAATTCGAATATTGAGTTATGCTTTGTACATATCCCGGAGGCTGGGTATGTTAGAGATTCAGATATTTGGTGACATCACTTGTTGATCCGggacgtatgttgggatcggAGCGTGACAATTTTTGTATtactttaatttttagtttttttatttaattttataaaaagttAATAGTGTTAAATTTGAGTTAAGTTAAGAGATACATGTCAAAATATTAGAAAAAGAAACACAAAGGAAACACAAAGTGGGGACAGCAGACCAATGGCTGTCCATTTAAGGCACTAATATAGTGGTAGCTATCTTTACCTTTTAAGATGTGTGGTTTTCCGCTAGAATGATGATCAGTTGCGAGATGCGTCAACTGGTAATCATACCACAGCGCATCGAAGGAGTAATGTTGGAGTTTACAAATCCAAGACAGATATGAAATCAGAAGTCATGGCACCTTTTGTCAACTTTGCTTCTCACCTTTTTGTCAACTTTGGACGGATATGAAATCAGAAATCATGCAACCTTTGGCACCTTTGGCACCTTTTGCCAACTTTGGCTCACCTTTAATCCCTTGTTTTGGGGGATACACGTGTAGATTACTTTAGTATTGTGTTTGGCACACCTTTAATCCCTTGTTTTGGGGGATACACGTGTAGATTACTTTAGTATTGTGTTTGATGTAATCCCTAAAAttaagagagttttaacgaaaaactctcggtactgtttactttgacgaaaaaacacatttttatactaaaaagtcaatcatgatactattcactttaccctttattttgtccttatcattaaaactcaaagttttcaaactcttttcattagttttcctttaaagaGTTTTTGTTAGGATATGGATTATgattctcttctctcttctttccatccCCTTTCATCCCTTATTCTCacattctttattttgtctttatctttctataaaaaaagtaatacaagatgttgacgtagcttaacgGTAATCGTTCAAATAGGAAGGGagggaagaaaagagaaagaaaagagaggagagaatcTTACTCCTTTAGGATGTAGCTTTATCCAGTCTGTAGGTTTTAGTCTAAGGATGGTTGGTTGTAACCAGTCCTCTTTTTCTTTATGTGTTATTGTACATTCACACAAGATATGAAATACACCAGAAACTTGAACCAAACTTTTACAAGTAAACTAGAGGTGTATTTTCCTAGTTTGGATCTAGTGTTCTTAAGCTTTGAGAAAAATGCATTCATCAATTTATGCGAGAGTTGAAGGTCCTGAACTACATCTCGGTCATATAGTAAGAGAAATCTGCTGCGTCCTTCCTTCTAGAGAGTAAGGACAGCTTGAACATTTAGCTTGGACCAGCTCTGTGCCATCGCCGGAAGTTCATAAGAATTGACATGCAGTTGTGCATTCGTATACCAAGGCATGTCGCATAGGCACTTGTGGCCTGACGTCTGCAACGGCAGACACATTGAAGAACGACGAAATTGCAAATTAAGATTTCTTTGAAGACAGTAAAGCAAAACAATTTCAACttgaacttttttatttaaagttATTTCGAAACATTACATATTACACATGAGCCATATATGAAAGATCCAAAAGCAACTTCTGAGCATGTTCTTAAGACACTTCTGAGGCACTCTGCAGATCACATTAAAGGATTTAACCGGAAAAATATAATGTCCAGCATCTCTTTGGAATACTTGAGCACATAACAAACTTCATTTCCCACTTATTCGATCACCTCGTGCACTAAATTAACAAATTGCTGCAGGTTGCAAAATTCAAAACTTGAGGAAGCCCTTCTCCTTGAGGCTTTCAACAGTGTCCTTGAGACTTGTTTCCAGAGGACGGAAAGTGATTCCCAAACATTTTGCTTTCTCCTTGGACACTTGAAACTTGGAGCCAGAGGGATTGCCAGGCTCAGGAAGGCTCAATGTGGGGTAAAGCTCTTGTAAAATCTTTAGAGTATCGGGACCATCAGCAACTTGTGCAACTAAACAATACCTACCACTAGCTGAAGGAACTTCAAATGCTTGAATATGAGCAAAGGCAACATCTCTAACGTCCACGAATGCGTAGTCTATAAAAGGTGTTTCGATACCTGAGCACAAAAGAGAAACAAAACAGAATAAACCGCTTGCATCACAAGGAATAGTGTTTTAACATAAAGGGGGTGAATTGTACCACTCATTAAATTCAGAAGAAACTCAACGGAGAGATTAAGAGTTGGCCGTAAGAGTGGACCAATCGCAAACCCTGGATGTATTGCTACCAAGTCAATCCCATTTCCTTCGGAAAATTTCCAGGCGGCCTCCTCAGCTAAAGTTTTTGAGAGAGGATACCATTGCTGAACAAATGAAGAAGGAAGTTCTTATGAGTTTGTAGTTCATCATCATGTACTGCTTTGTATTGTGTTAAGCTTATCTCTGTCCAAAATTATTCAATTGTATGGGAACGCACGTACCTTGATCTCCTCGCAAAAAAGTGGATCCGAGTACCATGTTTCATCAATAACCACATCAGAGGTCAGAGGTTTTCCATTCACCTTTACTGCAGCCAGAGAAGATGTTAAAACCACTCTCTTGACAGCGGGGAATTTTGCGCATGATTTTAAAACATTAAGTGTTCCTTTCACTGCAGGCTCAATTATTTCTACCTGAAATATAGAGAAAAGAAATATATCATTCTAGTTTCTACCTCATTTCGCTTGAAGGTGTATCGATTTTCTATGCATTCGCGAGCGCACACACACGATACACTATTTGATGTATGCATGAAGTGAATGGACAGACCTGTGGGTCAGTGGCTGAAAATTGTACAGGCGTTGCTGTATGAAAAACACCTACACATCCATCAATTACGGCGTCAAATGATCCTTTTTCTAATAAATCCGCTTTGAACAAATGAAGCCTCTCCTTGGCTCCATCTAATGAGAGCAAGTGTTCTGTTTTCTTTGCATCATCTGTAAACACAATTATTGAGTTGAACTAAGAGTGGCAAACAATAACTAACTCGCTATGAGGTTTTAATTCGCACCGAAAAACAAGAAATAGgacaataaaaagaaaataattggaTGCACGGGAGATGTCAGAATCTGAAATATTGAATGAATtgtttgaagttgaacatcatatATGAGCAAATATAGAAATACTGACTTGGATCGCGAACAGTGGCTTTGACGGTATAACCCTTTTGCAGTAAGAGCTTCACCAGCGATGATGCTATGTAACCAGAAGCTCCTGTTACACATACAGTCTTTGATTCTCCGgtactcatctctctctctctcactctctctctgtctcactctctgtctctctaGCTAAGAATAAATAAGCTTAATTTGGTTCAGAATTGTGTTTTTCATGGTGAAAAGTCAGCTGGTATTTAAAGGTCAATGTTGCCAAGTGCCAACTTGTCTTCTTCAGCTCGGGGAAGAGGATATCCACTTTTTGGGATCCTAAGAATCTTCACATTCTAaccattcatcgtacattgtatgACCAGTTTTTGTtagatactatttgtgtttaattttaaataaaaaaagtcaaatgattGATGACCGCACGATGCACGATGAATGACTAAGAGAGTTGATTGGATGCGCAGTTTGAGGGTAGGGTTGAGAGAATGAGTGTGTTGGCTGCAGAGAGAGGGTGGGGTCGAGAGATtgtatctctccctctctgtcaCCACTCTTCTTCCATTTCACTTTCCTTCCATTTGGGATTGTGTTTGTAGCCTGCGATTCTACGTGTGGTGGTTTAATTTGGTATTGTTTTCAGTTTTAGGAGACCctgatttttcgttttttggGGCTTTTGTTTGAAGCCTCCGAAGGCGTATGTGCTCACGCCCTATGATAGCAGTGATGAGCTTCTGTTTCAAAAATTCCTTCTTCAGTATTTAGGGATTATGAAGTGATTTCGCTGCTTAATTTGGGATTGGGGTTACTTTTTTCTTATAATAAAAATCTGTGTATTGCCACCTGGAAGCTTCCCTTTCAAAGATTCCTTGTGACAACCCATCCCGGATTTTACAAGAACAAAAGGGTATTTTTGGTAAATTCATTTGGGTTGTGggatatttgtttaaaatattatttgtgaTGTTAAATGAtgtgcccaaggggcccacccatgattttggttcccccgGCTCTCCCCTTTCCTTGCCTGCCACGTGGCATCTTTCTCTCagatctccctctctctcttcctcactttctctccatctctctccctcgCTGCATCCCCTTTCTCCCGAAATAAGGGTACTTTAGTCATTTTCTATTTTCTCAACCTTTTTGGTCAACTCTTGAGTTGTTTAAGTAGAGCTTAATTCCACGAGCGCGTAGGCGCAAACAGATCTGAATTCCGAGTTAGAACGGAGAAGTTATAAGCCCCGAAAGTAAGGAGATCTTTTTGACATGTGGACTTACTATTAGTAGTAAGTTTCCAAAGTCTATCTGCCCAAATTAGCAGGTTTCCATTTCGGGAAACCTGATCCAAAGCCAAAAAAACCCACCCAAATTGATCCCCGCGACCTCCCATTTTTCAATGCCGATTTCGGCCAACTCCATTGGAATTTTTCGACGCCACTACCTCTATCTTGAAGCTCTCACTTCCCTCCTACCAAAATCTGCCCAAGAATCACCTTTATTAACCATTGTATGTGGCGGTGCAAGGCCACAAAAACCTACGAAAACCAACAGTGCTCCGACCACCCTTGTCATTTTTTCGGTGAATCGGCAAAGCGATCGCCGATTCCACAAATTGGAACttgtagcccatcatcccaTGAGTAAATTCCAACCAAACTTGACCCCGTTGGACCACCATAGGCGCCCAATCGACGCCAGGAAGCTTTAGGCACCCGCCGGCTTTATTGACGAAATTGACCATCTTCCGTCCATTTTTGGACTTCGTGTCAGGTATAAAACTTGTTCCTCTTGTTGAGCTCTATCTTCCTAtaaattttggtagaatttggaGTTAGTCTAGAAAGTGGGTTTCCCGTCGCTGGAAACCACCACGAGCGGCGACGCGTGGGGAAAAGTCAAAATTTATGGATTTTGGATAGCTTGACGTTCTCGATGTCATGAGCCCATATCCAAAGTCCGTTTGTTGAAATTCAATACGATGGTTCGATTATTCAAAATTTCGGATAATTGTACCGTCGTACGATTTTCATAATTGACAAcaatctgaccgttggatcgtcgtGCAATTTTGTGAGCACCCTAGTTATTAGTTTTTTGACCTTTGAGAACTTATGGATTGGGAATTTGATAAGCGGATCTTCTGAATTGAATAACCTAGGTTTGTTGACCTTAGAGGACCTTTGATCAACGTTTGGCTTTTTAGTCAATGTACCCTATTCTAGTGTGTCGTTATTTTTAGAATGTTGTTGAGGCTTGATGGAGCTTAGTTGGCTCATCACGATGATGTGTTGTTCATGGTTGACGTGCGTCTAGATTTACGTGCAAGTGGCACTTGGCCTCTTTTTACGTGTCGATCTTATTAAGTTTCCTAAGTGGGATTTATGTGTTGTATTAGGTCTCTTGGAGCGGAGTTGGTAAATCTAGAAGTGCAAATAATTCAGGTGAGTGACATTAATAttatgtgatatggttattacccatgaaattcctTGTTATATACTATGTGGATATGACATGGATTTCCAAATGATTTTATGGAAATGTGTGCTACTATGCTTACTTGATGATGCTattggaaatata
This region of Malus domestica chromosome 07, GDT2T_hap1 genomic DNA includes:
- the LOC139197524 gene encoding phenylacetaldehyde reductase-like, which encodes MSTGESKTVCVTGASGYIASSLVKLLLQKGYTVKATVRDPNDAKKTEHLLSLDGAKERLHLFKADLLEKGSFDAVIDGCVGVFHTATPVQFSATDPQVEIIEPAVKGTLNVLKSCAKFPAVKRVVLTSSLAAVKVNGKPLTSDVVIDETWYSDPLFCEEIKQWYPLSKTLAEEAAWKFSEGNGIDLVAIHPGFAIGPLLRPTLNLSVEFLLNLMSGIETPFIDYAFVDVRDVAFAHIQAFEVPSASGRYCLVAQVADGPDTLKILQELYPTLSLPEPGNPSGSKFQVSKEKAKCLGITFRPLETSLKDTVESLKEKGFLKF